The following coding sequences lie in one Hyalangium ruber genomic window:
- a CDS encoding FxsA family protein — MARYLFLAFTVVPFVELYLLIGIGRQVGVLPTLGMVVASGLLGAWLAKREGRRVLRSWQGAVAQGRLPEEGILHGALVLVGGVLLITPGVLTDAVGFLLLLPPARRFIAARLRRALDRRMQAGTLRVGSFGWGGFPGMGSSGEPFSRASPPSRRSQGEVDAEFTDEGPGR; from the coding sequence GTGGCCAGGTACCTCTTTCTCGCATTCACGGTGGTGCCGTTCGTGGAGTTGTATCTCCTCATCGGGATCGGCCGGCAGGTAGGCGTGCTTCCAACCTTGGGGATGGTGGTCGCGAGCGGTCTGCTCGGCGCCTGGCTCGCCAAGCGAGAGGGCCGGCGCGTCCTGCGAAGCTGGCAGGGGGCGGTGGCCCAGGGGCGCCTCCCCGAGGAGGGCATCCTGCACGGCGCCCTCGTCCTCGTGGGCGGCGTGCTGCTCATTACTCCGGGCGTCCTCACCGACGCGGTGGGGTTCCTGCTGCTCCTTCCTCCGGCCCGGCGGTTCATCGCCGCCCGGCTGCGGCGCGCGCTCGATCGCCGGATGCAGGCGGGCACGCTCCGGGTCGGCTCCTTTGGCTGGGGAGGCTTCCCGGGCATGGGCTCCTCGGGGGAGCCGTTCTCCCGCGCTTCACCGCCCTCTCGCCGCTCGCAGGGAGAGGTGGATGCGGAGTTCACGGACGAGGGGCCCGGGCGCTGA
- a CDS encoding FecR domain-containing protein codes for MARHETEALWAFAAGELEVEANARVAEHVAGCEVCAQKLTELRRAQSLLSTAREESPEVRWAEVNERLQSAAAQRLARLEQRPRWPWALAATGALAAVLAFVVLRPAAPPPQPSPPKVAVVREETPPPQVARQEPPAPAPVPPSPVPPEAPAPTAAPLIATRVESATGAWIREPKTPERLLQPGTQLQAGTSVRTRAKSNAQLQLPDASRVRLSPNSEVTLARTVAEDVHLTVKRGRLTVRASHVARKGFTVEAAGVRASVVGTVFSVERTARGAVVAVLEGRVQIETAGQLPRLVNAGERVAVTSGKPTPKARALSAKDRQVFQELGLPLAEPMPTPAPRPAPAEPSPARAPEPAAAVSPASPEPEPSASAPPEEKPAPVAMAPSAPESSGSEFAPYPVPSSPEPTETVVAPSAPDTRWTPPEPGVAQPGTTDARFLWHAREQLNATACESFLVGLAEIAVQSPVREFREQARYLRARCFEERLAKDEAATEYRRYLREFPKGRYVREAKAALLP; via the coding sequence ATGGCACGCCATGAGACCGAGGCGCTGTGGGCGTTCGCCGCGGGCGAGCTGGAGGTCGAGGCCAATGCCCGCGTGGCGGAGCACGTGGCTGGCTGCGAGGTGTGCGCCCAAAAGCTCACCGAGCTGCGCCGGGCCCAGTCCCTGCTGAGCACGGCGCGGGAGGAGTCGCCCGAGGTGCGCTGGGCGGAGGTGAATGAGCGCCTCCAGAGCGCCGCGGCCCAGCGGCTCGCCCGGCTCGAGCAGCGGCCCCGTTGGCCGTGGGCGCTAGCCGCCACGGGCGCCCTGGCAGCCGTGCTGGCCTTCGTGGTGCTGCGTCCGGCGGCGCCTCCGCCCCAGCCGAGCCCTCCGAAGGTCGCCGTGGTGCGCGAGGAGACGCCCCCGCCTCAGGTGGCGCGTCAGGAGCCTCCTGCCCCCGCCCCCGTGCCCCCGAGTCCCGTGCCGCCAGAGGCGCCCGCCCCCACCGCCGCGCCGCTCATCGCGACCCGGGTCGAGAGCGCCACGGGAGCGTGGATCCGCGAGCCGAAGACGCCTGAGCGCCTGCTCCAGCCGGGCACTCAGCTCCAGGCGGGCACCTCCGTGCGAACGCGGGCGAAGTCCAACGCCCAGTTGCAGCTTCCCGACGCGAGCCGGGTGCGGCTGTCTCCCAACTCGGAGGTGACCCTGGCGCGCACCGTGGCGGAGGACGTCCACCTCACGGTCAAGCGGGGACGGTTGACCGTGCGGGCCTCCCATGTGGCGCGCAAGGGCTTCACCGTGGAGGCGGCGGGCGTACGCGCCTCCGTGGTGGGTACCGTCTTCTCCGTCGAGCGCACGGCGCGCGGCGCGGTGGTGGCCGTGCTCGAAGGCAGGGTGCAGATCGAGACCGCCGGTCAGCTCCCGCGACTCGTGAACGCGGGTGAGCGCGTGGCGGTGACTTCCGGCAAGCCCACCCCGAAGGCCCGTGCGCTCTCCGCGAAGGACCGTCAGGTCTTCCAGGAGCTGGGGCTTCCGCTGGCGGAACCCATGCCCACGCCCGCCCCACGGCCTGCTCCCGCCGAGCCTTCCCCGGCACGAGCGCCGGAGCCGGCCGCCGCCGTGTCCCCCGCTTCTCCCGAACCCGAACCTTCCGCGAGCGCGCCCCCGGAGGAGAAACCCGCCCCCGTGGCCATGGCCCCCTCAGCGCCGGAGTCCTCTGGCTCCGAGTTCGCGCCCTACCCCGTGCCCTCGAGTCCGGAGCCAACAGAGACAGTGGTGGCCCCGTCAGCGCCGGACACGCGCTGGACTCCACCGGAGCCAGGGGTCGCGCAGCCGGGGACAACGGACGCGCGCTTCCTGTGGCACGCGCGGGAGCAGCTCAACGCCACGGCGTGCGAGAGCTTCCTGGTGGGGCTCGCGGAGATCGCCGTGCAGAGCCCGGTTCGCGAGTTCCGTGAGCAGGCGCGCTACCTGCGGGCGCGGTGCTTCGAGGAGCGGCTGGCCAAGGATGAGGCGGCGACCGAGTACCGCCGCTACCTGCGCGAGTTCCCCAAGGGCCGCTACGTCCGCGAGGCCAAGGCCGCGCTGCTGCCGTAA
- a CDS encoding RNA polymerase sigma factor, whose translation MLAWTVQIIEGGSPLFFRGARSPQAPSALGARLGLTPAPAPSLDESQLTALVHRLQQGDVTAFDRLYQLTREDAARTLHHLVGNRTDVEDLLQETYLRLLSAVKGFRGEARFRTFLYRVCANVALSHLRWKRRRPEDPVATPPEAFASNEDPEREAERRQAARLVEQALERLKPKKRIVFVYYELCGMTPDEIAEAVGSSANTVRSRLHHARLEFTEAMQRLLDTPRAGGPHGTP comes from the coding sequence GTGCTGGCCTGGACTGTCCAAATCATCGAGGGGGGCTCCCCGTTGTTCTTCCGTGGCGCACGATCCCCGCAGGCCCCCTCCGCGCTCGGAGCGCGCCTGGGCCTGACGCCCGCGCCCGCGCCCTCCCTGGATGAGAGTCAGCTGACAGCCCTGGTCCACCGCCTCCAGCAGGGAGATGTCACCGCCTTCGACCGGCTGTACCAGCTCACCCGCGAGGACGCCGCGCGCACCTTGCACCACCTGGTGGGTAACCGCACCGATGTGGAGGACCTCCTTCAGGAGACGTACCTGCGGCTGCTGTCGGCGGTGAAGGGGTTCCGGGGCGAGGCACGCTTCCGCACCTTCCTCTATCGGGTGTGCGCCAACGTGGCGCTGTCCCACCTGCGCTGGAAGCGGCGCCGGCCCGAGGACCCGGTGGCGACTCCGCCCGAAGCCTTTGCCTCGAATGAGGACCCCGAGCGGGAGGCCGAGCGGCGACAGGCGGCGCGCCTGGTAGAGCAGGCCCTGGAGCGGCTCAAACCCAAGAAGCGCATCGTCTTCGTCTATTACGAGCTGTGCGGGATGACGCCGGACGAGATCGCCGAAGCTGTGGGAAGCTCGGCCAATACTGTCCGCAGCCGGCTGCACCATGCCCGGCTGGAATTCACCGAGGCCATGCAGCGACTGCTCGACACGCCCCGCGCCGGAGGTCCCCATGGCACGCCATGA
- a CDS encoding DUF7107 domain-containing protein has protein sequence MPNTPARLSWLVSLFALGMMSGCVIHEYDDELSEHGDWCEDTFHFCDDTSDCHSNQYCRYGTCRDVPSDAQRCSSSTQCGYGQTCIDGVCCSSCDRDSDCGNGGSCADDNYCDPKPQPRPDGGSPRPDGGSPPWPPPTDGGSCQPPPPPPPPDAGAGCRQNSDCGYGNYCINAVCHRSCASNTQCGPNETCQGGLCKPGSPNQCVNNSQCPSGNDCVDGQCRAQCGYGSQCPTGHVCRIGYCLPDTGSGKACTANCDCVAGERCLNGYCSL, from the coding sequence ATGCCGAACACCCCCGCCCGCCTGTCCTGGCTGGTGTCTCTTTTCGCACTCGGAATGATGTCCGGGTGTGTCATCCACGAGTACGACGACGAGCTCTCGGAGCACGGAGACTGGTGCGAAGACACGTTCCACTTCTGCGACGACACCTCCGACTGTCACTCCAACCAGTACTGCCGCTACGGCACGTGCCGCGACGTTCCGTCGGATGCGCAACGCTGTAGCTCCAGCACGCAGTGCGGTTACGGGCAGACCTGTATCGACGGGGTGTGCTGCAGCTCCTGCGATCGAGACTCGGACTGCGGTAACGGGGGCTCCTGCGCGGATGACAACTACTGCGATCCGAAGCCGCAGCCCCGGCCGGATGGCGGTAGCCCCAGGCCGGACGGTGGCTCGCCGCCGTGGCCGCCTCCCACGGACGGTGGCTCCTGCCAGCCGCCCCCGCCGCCTCCTCCCCCGGATGCGGGCGCGGGTTGCCGCCAGAACAGCGACTGCGGCTATGGCAACTACTGCATCAACGCCGTCTGCCACCGCTCGTGCGCCTCGAACACGCAGTGCGGCCCCAACGAGACGTGCCAGGGGGGCCTGTGCAAGCCGGGCTCGCCCAACCAGTGCGTGAACAATTCCCAGTGCCCCTCTGGGAACGACTGTGTGGACGGGCAGTGCCGCGCGCAGTGCGGCTACGGCTCTCAGTGCCCGACGGGCCACGTGTGCCGCATCGGCTACTGCCTGCCGGACACGGGCTCGGGCAAGGCTTGCACGGCCAACTGTGACTGCGTCGCGGGGGAGCGCTGCCTGAACGGGTACTGCTCGCTCTAA